A stretch of DNA from Halobacillus litoralis:
AATTGGAGGATCAATTTTCTAATTTTTCGATGGGGGAATATTTGAGAAACAACCCTTACGGACCTTCAATGTCCAATAACGCTGTCCGTTTGATCAAAGTTGTACTCGGCATTGAAGGTTTTCCTGAGTTTTCTTTTCTCGATATTTTAATTGACATCACGTTCCCCATCTTTAATGGCGATACAGAATTTATAGAAATTCAAGGTGGAAATGACCGGCTTCCCCATGCTTTTCTTCCCGATTTGATCGATAATATTTATTTTGAACAAAAAGTGACGAAGATCGTCCACAACCTTGACCGCGTGACCGTTCATACCGAAGACCAGCGCTTTTCAAAACCATCCTGTTGGAGTGGTGATTTTCTGCTGACGACCATTCCTTTCAGTGCTTTTCAATTCATTGATGTCTTCCCCCATGGCTGTTTATCACAAAAGAAATGGCAGGCTATCCGGGAGGTCATTAACGTACCTGCTGTGAAGATCGGCATCGAGTTTAACACCCGTTTTTGGGAAAGGTATCCGGTCGGCAACCTCATTTCCGATTTGCCGCTCCGCTTTGCTTATCAAGCCAGCCATCATCAGGGCATGTCTGGGCCCGGCATTCTCCTGGCCAGTTACACATGGGGGCAGAACGCTCTTCTTTTCAACAGCCTCAGTCAAAAAGAAGCGACGAAACAAGTCCTTGAGAATCTTGCTCGTGTTTATGGGAACGTCGTGTATGAAGAATACATGCAGAGCGTGGTTTACAATTGGAGCCAAAACCCGTTTTCCGCCGGGTGCTTCACCTTGTTCACTCCAGGGCAGAGCCGGGATATTGAAGAAGTGATGCCGCTTCCAGAAGGACGGATCCACTTTGCCGGAGAACAAACGTCCTCCTACCACGGCTGGATTGAAGGAGCTGTAGAATCCGGCATTCGAGCCGCTAAAGAAATCAATAACCGGTGATGGGGGTGCCAGGCACCCCAAGTAACCTCCAAGGTGCCGGACTTACGGTTCATCCTTTCACATCCACCCACAAAAAAATCCCCTACCACCATTTCATGTGGAAGGGGATTTTTCATTCTTATGATGCTTCTTCCGCTTCGGTACTCAGCTCTTCACCAGAGCCGCTCCAAATTTTGACGGATTGGTTCTCTTTTTTGACAGGATAAACGACTTTGTATTTCTTCATCTGGACTTCGCCATCCACCGTTTCTTCGGCGGTGAGGAAAGCGGTGACTTCGACCTTATCTCCCTGCGGATCTGCAACAAGATTATCCACTTTCACACTGAGCGTATTGTTGTATCCGGAGCGAAAGTCCTCAAATGAAATATCTTCCTGCCAGCTGACACTGAGCAGAGAATAGGCCGTAACGAAATCGCCTTGATTGATGCTGTCATAAAAATACTGCACCATATAGCTCGCCTGCTCGGCATCCGTCCCAGTCACAGGTGAGTATACCTCCCCTGTGAGCTCCGGGAATTCCGGAAGGGAGCGCATCGGAGATTCACTCCAGCGCTTCACCATCGGCAGCACATCGGCAACCGGAATGCTGAACCCGATCGATTCGTCATCCATTTTTGCCGAGTTGATGCCGATCACTTCACCGGTTTCCCTGTCAAGAAGGGGGCCGCCACTGTTTCCTGGTGAGATCGGTGCGGATATTTGGTATAAATTTTTATAATGGAAAGGCTCGATGTCGAGGGTCCGTTCAAGCCCGCTGATTTCCCCGCGCGTGACGGTATTTTGCAACCCGAGCGGACTTCCGAGAGCCAGCACTTCATCGAGAAGTTCTGCTGAATTTTCTTCTCTGATCGGCAGCGGCTCTTTCCCTTTCAAGCCGGGCACGCGTACGACGGCGACATCGATATCGCGGCTGAGGCCGATCACGTCGCCGGGCATTTTTTTCCCATCCGATGTAATGACATTGACACTCTCTGTATTCGCAACGACGTGCGCGTTCGTTATGATATCTCCTTGATCATTGTACAAAAATCCTGACCCGACAGAACCATCTTCGAGCTCTAATTGCACAACTAACTTCTGTGATTCAAAAATGATCTCCTGCGTTTCTTTCGGTACTTCTCCCTCTTCGTCATCCTCAGCTGGGGGTTCATTTAAAACAGCCGAAACCGTTACGTCCTTTTGAACGGTATCCATCACGTAGAAAACGCCTGCGATCCCGCCCCCGAGTATCAGAAGAGTGGCGAGAAGGCTGATGATCCAAGAGCGCTTCATCTTCCATCCCCCTATTCTACGAGCCACTCCATCTCTGTCATCTCGACGGAGTAATCTCCTTTTTCTAATTCATAATGTACTTTTTCAAAGGTACCCTGATCTCCTGGGTTCATATAGTTCGGGAAAACTTTCACAGATTCAGAGCGGACGACCTTCCCATCTTTATCGAGGATGTCATACTTCACTGTCACCGTACTGATAATCTGGGTCGCCACACTTTTCAGAGAACCCTCCACTTTAAAATCGCCGAACTCATCTTTTGTTATGGAAAGATCTTCGACTTCCAGTGCCTGGGTCTGGTTGCGCAGTTCATCCTGGGCAGCCTGCTGCATCGCATTTTCCAGCCTCTGCTGTTCCGCTTGTTCGAAGGCCGTTTTCTCCTGTTGGATCCGATCCTTCAACTGAATTAATTTTTCATCATTGGAAACATACTGCAACCCCCCTGGTCGATGATGGCAATCGCTTCGGCATAGCGCTTTTCCCCTGCTGCCGCTTCTGCTTTTTTCGTCGATTGGTTCACGATCTTTTCAAAAATTTTATCCCGGACTTTGGAGGCCTCCTCCAAATTGAGGCCGGATAATGTGTTTAACTTTCCTGCCAGTTCATCCACATTCGTCACCTTGGAGAGCTCCTGATTGATTTCTTTCAATGTCAGTCTGGAATCCATTTCATTCATTTTCGGAATAAGGGTGACAAGCAGACGGCTGTCTTCCTGACGCAAAGACTCCTGGATGGCCGTGAGCTTCTCACTCGCTTTTTTCAATGAACCTTCTTCAATCCATTGGCCGACCGCTTCCAACTCCTTGTCCCAAGTCAATGCTTCCTGCACAGATCCGAGTTCCTGTTGAAGAGCCTCGATCTGTGGCCGGCGGTCAATAGCTCCGACGAGCAGCTTTTCCGCTTTCCGGTATTCTCCGGCAAGGGCTTCCTGCTCCGCTTCTTTTTTCATCGCGACCACTTCGGTATTCACATCTTTCTGATAGTCATAAACAAAATAAAGGGCTACCCCCATTACGACAAGCATGATGAAAGGCGTAATGATTGGCAACCACGATCGTTTAGCCGTGCTATTCTGTTCAGGTGTCCGCTTCAAGTTCTTACCGCATTGAGAACAAAAACGGGCACCGTCATCCATCACATGATTACAATGAGGACATTCAGTCATGGTCCCGTCCTCCTTTTCTATCACTTTCATAATTCTGGAATCTCTAAGAATCCTTATCTATTATAGCATGCCATACACTGGATGAGTAAACGACATAGGTCCCTTTTTTAAAAAAATTTCCGTAAGCAGGATAAGCGCACGGCCCGTTCTTATTTGTCCGCATAAAATGATATATCTTAAACCCGAGAGGAGGGTCCTCATGTCGAATCGCCCTAATGAAAATAAGCCGAGCAGAAAGCCCTCAAAACCGTGTTGCGGACGTAAACGCAAAGGAACGTCCCGCTGAAAATAACCGGAGCCGCAGGAAATGAGCGGCTCTTTTTCAAAAAGGAGTCATTTGTCACAGGAATGTAATCATTTTGTAGGCATTTTGTCTTTG
This window harbors:
- a CDS encoding flavin monoamine oxidase family protein; the encoded protein is MHRAYEESVEEFKSYILEGLRKSGHKKRILILGAGMSGLVAGSLLKNAGHDVVILEGNDRVGGRVHTVREPFSNGNYIDVGAMRIPKNHQYVQTYIDKFGLSTNTFINSKPNDLLMINGQQVFRSQYQKNPDLLQYHLLPHERGKTAKQLFLDAVQPFLDLYRKSSDQEKKKLEDQFSNFSMGEYLRNNPYGPSMSNNAVRLIKVVLGIEGFPEFSFLDILIDITFPIFNGDTEFIEIQGGNDRLPHAFLPDLIDNIYFEQKVTKIVHNLDRVTVHTEDQRFSKPSCWSGDFLLTTIPFSAFQFIDVFPHGCLSQKKWQAIREVINVPAVKIGIEFNTRFWERYPVGNLISDLPLRFAYQASHHQGMSGPGILLASYTWGQNALLFNSLSQKEATKQVLENLARVYGNVVYEEYMQSVVYNWSQNPFSAGCFTLFTPGQSRDIEEVMPLPEGRIHFAGEQTSSYHGWIEGAVESGIRAAKEINNR
- a CDS encoding zinc ribbon domain-containing protein — translated: MTECPHCNHVMDDGARFCSQCGKNLKRTPEQNSTAKRSWLPIITPFIMLVVMGVALYFVYDYQKDVNTEVVAMKKEAEQEALAGEYRKAEKLLVGAIDRRPQIEALQQELGSVQEALTWDKELEAVGQWIEEGSLKKASEKLTAIQESLRQEDSRLLVTLIPKMNEMDSRLTLKEINQELSKVTNVDELAGKLNTLSGLNLEEASKVRDKIFEKIVNQSTKKAEAAAGEKRYAEAIAIIDQGGCSMFPMMKN
- a CDS encoding S1C family serine protease codes for the protein MKRSWIISLLATLLILGGGIAGVFYVMDTVQKDVTVSAVLNEPPAEDDEEGEVPKETQEIIFESQKLVVQLELEDGSVGSGFLYNDQGDIITNAHVVANTESVNVITSDGKKMPGDVIGLSRDIDVAVVRVPGLKGKEPLPIREENSAELLDEVLALGSPLGLQNTVTRGEISGLERTLDIEPFHYKNLYQISAPISPGNSGGPLLDRETGEVIGINSAKMDDESIGFSIPVADVLPMVKRWSESPMRSLPEFPELTGEVYSPVTGTDAEQASYMVQYFYDSINQGDFVTAYSLLSVSWQEDISFEDFRSGYNNTLSVKVDNLVADPQGDKVEVTAFLTAEETVDGEVQMKKYKVVYPVKKENQSVKIWSGSGEELSTEAEEAS
- a CDS encoding FxLYD domain-containing protein; this encodes MQYVSNDEKLIQLKDRIQQEKTAFEQAEQQRLENAMQQAAQDELRNQTQALEVEDLSITKDEFGDFKVEGSLKSVATQIISTVTVKYDILDKDGKVVRSESVKVFPNYMNPGDQGTFEKVHYELEKGDYSVEMTEMEWLVE